Proteins encoded together in one SAR324 cluster bacterium window:
- the ilvC gene encoding ketol-acid reductoisomerase codes for MKEININGFRETIIERSDYPPERCKDILDQETTAILGYGPQGRGQGLNMRDQGFNVVLGVRPGRSWDKALADGWVAGENLFEMEEAAQKGTILQYLVSDAAQISLWPMVKDSLKDGDALYFSHGFGIVFKDHTSIVPQANIDVILCAPKGSGLTVRTHFLEGRGINSSFAIHQDYTGKARDRCIATAFAIGSGHLFETTFEREVHSDLTGERSVLMGMLQGAFLAQYEVLREHGHSPSEAYNETIEEALESLYPLVSQRGMDWMYANCSTTAQRGALDWAPKFHAAIKPVVEECYQSVIRGDEAKRSIDTNSQPDYRDKLEQELEIVRNQEMWQAGQVLRPLRPENQ; via the coding sequence ATGAAGGAAATCAACATCAACGGCTTCCGAGAAACCATCATCGAGCGCAGTGATTATCCACCCGAGCGCTGCAAGGATATCCTCGACCAGGAAACAACGGCCATTCTTGGCTATGGCCCACAAGGTCGTGGGCAAGGTTTGAACATGCGAGATCAAGGCTTCAACGTTGTCTTGGGTGTGCGCCCAGGGCGTAGCTGGGACAAAGCGCTTGCAGACGGTTGGGTTGCTGGAGAAAACCTTTTTGAGATGGAAGAAGCTGCTCAAAAAGGGACCATTCTTCAGTACCTGGTTTCAGATGCTGCGCAGATCTCTCTGTGGCCAATGGTTAAGGATTCTCTGAAGGATGGAGATGCCCTTTACTTCTCACATGGTTTCGGCATTGTTTTTAAAGATCACACTAGTATTGTGCCTCAAGCCAATATTGATGTGATCCTCTGTGCTCCCAAGGGTAGCGGACTGACAGTTCGCACTCACTTCCTCGAAGGACGTGGAATCAACTCTTCATTCGCCATTCATCAGGATTACACGGGCAAGGCGAGAGATCGCTGTATTGCAACGGCATTTGCGATTGGTTCCGGGCATCTTTTTGAGACCACATTTGAGCGAGAAGTTCACAGCGATCTGACCGGAGAGCGCAGTGTCTTGATGGGAATGCTTCAAGGGGCTTTCCTAGCTCAATATGAGGTGCTCCGTGAGCACGGACATTCTCCATCAGAAGCTTACAACGAGACCATCGAAGAAGCTCTTGAGAGTCTCTATCCTCTGGTTTCTCAGCGTGGGATGGATTGGATGTATGCAAACTGCTCCACGACCGCTCAACGTGGTGCGCTTGATTGGGCTCCCAAGTTCCATGCGGCGATTAAGCCCGTTGTCGAAGAATGCTACCAGAGCGTGATTAGGGGGGATGAAGCCAAGAGATCCATCGATACCAACTCCCAGCCTGACTATCGAGACAAGTTGGAGCAGGAACTGGAAATCGTTCGCAACCAGGAAATGTGGCAAGCAGGACAAGTGCTGCGTCCGCTTCGCCCAGAAAATCAGTAA